The following are encoded together in the Methylomonas methanica MC09 genome:
- the ltrA gene encoding group II intron reverse transcriptase/maturase, with amino-acid sequence MSQHIEDERLFENLCYASYLRIGFEQVKENKGKPGIDGVNIHDFEFRLEEELSRLQQELLNWTYKPSPVRRVEIPKPQGGVRRLGIPTVRDRVVQTALKLLLEPMFEPHFSPHSYGFRPGRNPHQAVQAAQSIINSGKSYVVDIDLEKFFDRIHHDRLIARIGQRITDKRILRLIGLMLRSGIMINGVVVRSEEGTMQGGPLSPLLSNIVLDELDKELEKRGLEFCRFADDCNIFVKSQKAAERVMETVSQFIESKLKLKVNRAKSQVARSERVKFLGFTVVNGTIAIARKALQTAMDNVKALTPRGTNKDIETTLKSINQWYVGWSNYFSLSHYPAQLVKIEAHIRRRLRARLVDQQKNKRNLYRTLVKRGVSPKAAAVAFTNRKRWALSKTVAVSRAYPNDWFIKGKGQAIRSDQKLAHWFEVSQWVSLA; translated from the coding sequence ATGAGCCAACACATTGAGGACGAAAGACTCTTCGAAAATCTCTGTTACGCGTCTTATCTGCGGATAGGATTCGAACAGGTCAAGGAAAACAAAGGCAAGCCCGGCATTGATGGGGTGAACATACATGACTTTGAATTCCGGTTAGAAGAAGAGCTAAGTCGGTTACAGCAGGAATTGCTGAACTGGACTTACAAGCCATCGCCGGTGCGCCGAGTGGAAATTCCCAAGCCGCAAGGCGGGGTAAGACGGCTGGGCATCCCGACGGTACGGGATCGCGTGGTGCAAACAGCCTTGAAGCTGCTGCTGGAGCCGATGTTTGAACCGCATTTTTCGCCGCATAGTTACGGTTTTCGTCCCGGACGGAATCCACACCAAGCGGTACAGGCGGCGCAAAGCATCATAAACAGCGGTAAGTCGTATGTGGTGGATATTGATCTGGAGAAATTCTTTGACCGAATCCATCATGACCGGCTGATAGCCCGAATAGGACAACGGATCACCGACAAACGGATACTGCGTCTGATCGGACTGATGCTGCGAAGCGGCATCATGATCAACGGCGTGGTGGTTCGGAGCGAGGAAGGCACGATGCAAGGCGGGCCGCTAAGCCCCTTGCTGAGTAACATTGTGCTGGACGAACTGGATAAAGAACTGGAAAAACGCGGCCTGGAATTTTGTAGGTTTGCCGATGACTGCAACATCTTCGTGAAGTCACAAAAAGCGGCGGAACGTGTGATGGAAACGGTCAGCCAGTTCATAGAAAGCAAGCTCAAGCTCAAGGTGAACCGGGCGAAAAGCCAAGTGGCAAGATCAGAAAGGGTAAAGTTTTTGGGCTTTACGGTAGTGAACGGGACGATTGCGATTGCGCGAAAAGCCCTGCAAACGGCCATGGATAATGTCAAAGCCCTAACGCCACGAGGCACCAATAAGGATATAGAAACCACCCTAAAGTCGATCAATCAATGGTATGTAGGCTGGTCGAATTATTTCAGTCTAAGCCACTATCCAGCGCAATTAGTGAAGATAGAGGCGCATATCCGACGACGACTGAGGGCTAGGTTGGTTGATCAGCAGAAGAATAAGAGAAATCTATATCGGACGTTGGTCAAAAGAGGGGTGTCGCCCAAAGCGGCTGCCGTAGCGTTTACAAATCGGAAACGATGGGCGCTTAGCAAGACAGTGGCAGTATCCAGAGCCTATCCTAACGATTGGTTTATAAAGGGTAAAGGCCAAGCTATCCGATCCGACCAGAAGTTGGCGCACTGGTTTGAAGTCTCTCAATGGGTGAGTCTTGCGTGA